The DNA sequence AACACGAACTTTTAAGCCTTCTGCTTTTAATTTTTCTGCGGCTTCAACACAAAGACCAACTTCGCTACCAGTACCGATTAAGATTAAATCTAATTCTTCGGGGGGGAATCCACAGGAAAGTACATAACCACCTTTAGCTACTGCATCGATGGAAGATCCAGCTAAGTTGGGTAAGCCTTGACGGGTTAAAGCCATTAAGGAAGGAGTTTTATCAGCTTCGATCGCAACTTTGTAAGCTCCAGAGGTTTCATTACCATCGGCGGGGCGGAACACTAATAAGTCGGGAATCATGCGCAAAGACATAACGTGTTCTACGGGTTGGTGAGTAGGTCCATCTTCCCCTAATGCGATGGAATCGTGAGTCATAACCCAGATTACTTTGGCTTCGGATAAAGCAGATAAACGGATGGAGTTTCTCATGTAGTCAGAGAAAACTAAGAAAGTAGCACCGTAAGGAATTAAACCGCTATTGTGAAGGGCGATACCATTACAGATTGCACCCATTGCGTGTTCTCTAACACCAAAGTGAATATTACGATTTTCGTAAGCACCTTTTTGGAAATCGCCAGAACAGTGGATTTCGGTTAAGTTAGAGTGGGTTAAGTCCGCAGAACCACCGACTAATTGAGGTAAAACAGGAGCGATCGCATTTAAGCAGATTTCAGAGTGCTTACGACTTGCTAAGGCTTTGTCTTCAGGGGTGTAGGAAGGTAAACAGTCCGCCCAATTTTCAGGTAATTTACCAGAGATTTGATTTTCAAATTCAGTGGCTTCAGCAGGATACTTGGTTTTGTAAGTGGCAAAGGTTTCTTCCCACTCAGCTTGTAAACTAGCACCTCTTTCGATGGATTTATGGAAATGATTATAAACTTCTTCAGGAACAACAAAAGGATCGTAATTCCAACCCAATTCTTTACGGGTTAAAGCTACTTCATCCGCACCCAAAGCCGCACCGTGAACTCCCGCAGTATCAGCTTTATTAGGAGAACCATAACCAATAGTAGTGGTAACTTTAATCAAAGAAGGTTTATCAGTAACAGCTTTAGCCGCCTCAATAGCAGATGCGATCGCTTCTAAGTCAGTATTGCCATTTTCTACGTGTTGAACGTGCCAACCATAAGCCTCAAAACGCTTACAAACATCTTCAGTGAAAGCGATGTCGGTAGAGCCATCAATAGAAATGTGGTTATCATCATAGAGAGCGATTAACTTACCTAAGCCCCAATGTCCTGCTAAAGAAGCCGCTTCTCCAGAAATACCTTCCATATTGCAACCATCACCGAGAATAACATAAGTGTAATGGTCAACGATAGTAGCGTCAGGCTTATTGAATTTAGCCGCTAAATGAGCTTCTGCTAAAGCTAAACCAACTCCATTAGCAATACCTTGTCCTAAAGGACCTGTAGTAACTTCAATTCCTGCCGTAACGAAATTCTCAGGGTGTCCGGGAGTTTTAGATTTCCATTGACGGAATTGCTTAATATCTTCAATAGTTACACTATCATAACCGTATAAATGTAATAAAGAATATTGAAGCATAGAACCATGACCAGCAGAAAGGATGAAACGGTCACGATTGAACCATTGAGGATTTTTGGGATTAAATTGCATGAACTGATCCCATAAAACAAACGCCATAGGCGCTGCGCCCATAGGTAGTCCGGGGTGTCCAGATTTTGCTTTTTCTACACCGTCAATGGAGAGAAAACGGATTGCATTAATGCAAAGTTCTTGAATAGATTGGGTTGCAACCACCATAATCAGTTTATTTAATTAATTTGTTTAATTGTTTAATCGTTTACAGTTATCTTCTCATTCTTTCGCATTGATCGCAATAATTTAATTAGAGTTCTTCTATTTTACTCCGAACTCCGTTCACGACCAAAGGGAGTGTACGAGCGTAGCGAACTCCCCGAACTCCGAACTCTGATAAATTAAGTTTCTGAGGGACTTTGTTGATTGAGTAGAGGAGAAAAATAGGCAACCAACGCACCTAAAGCAAAACCAATAATATTGCGAAATAAAGGCAACCACTCAGAGGTACGAGAAACCACAGGTCCCATGCCAAAAGCGAAAAATAAAATTCCCCATAAAGGAGAAATAATTAAAACCCACTGCCATGCAAAAACTTGACCTTCTTTACGAGGTAATGCGGCTAAACCGAAGATAACACCACCTACCACTGAAGTTACTAAAGTTAAAATCCATTGTTCTTTTGGTAATCCAGGTACTACTAAACATCCTCCATCTGCCAAACAATTTTTAACCGTATCAATAGTATGGACGATCGCATTATTTTCCCCATGCTCCCTCACATAATACATATTGCCGAAGCGAGTTTGTAACTCAATCCAAAAAGTACGGGGTAATAAATCATAAACATCATCCCCAACACTAAAAGCTAGTAAATTTCCCCCTTTTCCATCTGCTACAAGAAGGATACTGCGATCATCCAAACCCCAAAAATTAATTACGGCTCTTCCGGGAGAACGTTCATATTGGGTTAAAACTCTTAATTTCCAGCCTGTTTCCTGTTCAAAACTTTCTATATCCTCAATCAGAGATTCTTGTTGCAAATCCGGTAAATAATTGGCTAAATCAACGACAGGAGTAACTTCTTCGGGCAGTAATTCAGGGTTATTAACAGCGTAGGCAGGATGAGTGGGAAATATAAACCAAGTTCCCAAACTGATTAAACCGACAAACAAAGCAAGGATTACTTTAGTAACAATACGATGGTGCATAGTTTCTTAACAAATAAAGTAGTTTTATAAAAGTTTTCTTAATTTTCGTTACAAATTTTAACCTTTATTTTAACTTAACTGTTTCAACTATGAAGGTATTTTTAATAAAGATAATCTCTGTTAGAAATTAAGCGTTGTTTAATTGTGATATTAAATCTAACTTAATTTACTCTCACAATTGAGGTATAAAAATATTATCACCATTGCAATAGTACCTAGTCCCGAAGACTAATTTATTCAATCTGGGGCAATTCTTCACCGTTAGCAATAGGATCTTCAATATGTTGAGAAATAGCATCTTTCATATTTACGGTAATTTCCTCATCGGATTATAATAATGATTAATAAAAGTTAATTATAGTAAAATCTATGAAAATAGAATATACATTTTGGCAAGAAAATGACGGTAAATATTTAGGTTATCTAAATGAGTATCCAGATTATTGGACACAAGGAGAAACATTAGAGGATTTAGAAGAACATCTTAAGGATCTGTATAAAGAGTTTTCTGTTCACTTTATTCCTAGTATTAAAAAAGTGGCATTATTAGAAATTTAATGAAACGGAAAGACTTAATTAAAATTATAGAAAAACATGGGTGTATTTTGATTCGTCATGGAGGAAAGCACAATATTTATCAAAATCCCGATGCTGGAATTTCTCAGCCAATTCCAAGACAGAAAGAAATTAATGAAAGATTAGCTAAGAAAATAATTAAAGATTTAACTAACAATTAAAACTCGATCGCACTTCTAAACACCCTATAAACTAGATAGAATTATTGAAAACAAGTTGGGTCATCTTTATTTAACATACAATAGTCTCTCCTACATAGGGTCTAAAAGGATCATTAGCGGTATAGTATGAAACTGACCAAATTATGACAAAAATTATGGAGAAAAACAGCACTTTTGCAGTATGGCGACTAAGGATGTCTCGTCTAATAGTAGAATTTTTTCTTGAAGCCAGAATAAACAAAAATAACCGAATTAAAAAATGCAATAAAACCCATACAACAATACACCAAAAGAAAAGTAACCCGAGCGCTTCAGCAATCCCGTTAGCGTCAGTGCAGGGATTAATTGTAGAAATATATTCAACATAACCTAATATGTAAGTTGATATTAACACCAATAATGAATAGTATAAAAACACCCTCCAAGACTCAATGGCGTAAAATATCACGGGCGATATTACGAAAAATATCATAGGCGGAAAAAGGAATACTAAAAGAAAGTATAACATTCTGCTCTAACTCCATAAAATAAATTTAGAGAACTCTAATTACAATTCCTTCTCATCGTATCCTTTCCTTTGTTAAGTTCGATCTGACCCTCCCAAGCTACAGAAAAGGTGCGATCGCAGTTTTCAACCTTACAAAAATTGATTCCATTCCTAGCCCATAATAAAACCGATCACCAAAAATAAAAAGTAGATTGGTTTAGACAACTTACAACCCAACAAATCCAAATCACTGTAATTTAGGCAATATTGGGTTTTACGCCTCAACCCAACCGTCACGGTGTTAGATTCAGCGGCAAATATTTTGTCATGTTGGCAAACCATCGTAGCAAGGTAACTTCTCCAAATCGTGATCCCAGCTTGCTCTGCTTGAAATAAAAAGATGCGCGTTTGCTTTTATCGTCACTGCACTATCTAAACTGCCAGCAGGAACTACCAACAAGGCATTTTTGAAATGTTGTGTCGGAACCGCCGAGCCACAGACCGAACAAAACGATCTAGAGTGGCGTGTTGAAGGCAGGCTGTAAATGATAACTTTATCTTGCCCAGTAGACCACTTTAGCTTTGCCGACGAGCTAAATAAATTAGCGGCATGTGCAGAACCAGTATCTTTTTGGCAATATTTACAGTGACACAAATAGAAACTTTCAAAATCGCCGTCAATCTCGTATTTAATCTCACCACAAAGGCACGATCCAGAATGCTTTTCGTTCATAATCAATTCTCAAACTATTCGAATGCCTGAATGTGATCATCAATTCTTGATTGTTAATAATCCAAAAAGTAGGGTGGGCAATGCCCACCTCATGTAATTAGATCTAGTTAATAGATGCAGTAGTGCTTACCGCAGGTTTAAAACTAGGTACAACTACCTCACTATCCTGTTTAGTTAACTTGTTATAAAGTCTTTCGGTGTTGGGGAAATTAGCCGCAGGTAAAGTCGGATAACGACGATAAGGCACAGTATCTTCACCGAACACTTGGGCATATTCCATGCTACCGACTAAGGCAGAAAT is a window from the Cyanobacterium sp. Dongsha4 genome containing:
- a CDS encoding TPM domain-containing protein, with product MHHRIVTKVILALFVGLISLGTWFIFPTHPAYAVNNPELLPEEVTPVVDLANYLPDLQQESLIEDIESFEQETGWKLRVLTQYERSPGRAVINFWGLDDRSILLVADGKGGNLLAFSVGDDVYDLLPRTFWIELQTRFGNMYYVREHGENNAIVHTIDTVKNCLADGGCLVVPGLPKEQWILTLVTSVVGGVIFGLAALPRKEGQVFAWQWVLIISPLWGILFFAFGMGPVVSRTSEWLPLFRNIIGFALGALVAYFSPLLNQQSPSET
- a CDS encoding type II toxin-antitoxin system HicB family antitoxin, giving the protein MKIEYTFWQENDGKYLGYLNEYPDYWTQGETLEDLEEHLKDLYKEFSVHFIPSIKKVALLEI
- the tkt gene encoding transketolase, with translation MVVATQSIQELCINAIRFLSIDGVEKAKSGHPGLPMGAAPMAFVLWDQFMQFNPKNPQWFNRDRFILSAGHGSMLQYSLLHLYGYDSVTIEDIKQFRQWKSKTPGHPENFVTAGIEVTTGPLGQGIANGVGLALAEAHLAAKFNKPDATIVDHYTYVILGDGCNMEGISGEAASLAGHWGLGKLIALYDDNHISIDGSTDIAFTEDVCKRFEAYGWHVQHVENGNTDLEAIASAIEAAKAVTDKPSLIKVTTTIGYGSPNKADTAGVHGAALGADEVALTRKELGWNYDPFVVPEEVYNHFHKSIERGASLQAEWEETFATYKTKYPAEATEFENQISGKLPENWADCLPSYTPEDKALASRKHSEICLNAIAPVLPQLVGGSADLTHSNLTEIHCSGDFQKGAYENRNIHFGVREHAMGAICNGIALHNSGLIPYGATFLVFSDYMRNSIRLSALSEAKVIWVMTHDSIALGEDGPTHQPVEHVMSLRMIPDLLVFRPADGNETSGAYKVAIEADKTPSLMALTRQGLPNLAGSSIDAVAKGGYVLSCGFPPEELDLILIGTGSEVGLCVEAAEKLKAEGLKVRVVSMPCVELFDQQDEAYKQSVLPKSVKKRISVEAGVTYGWERFVGDEGVCIGINTFGASAPGGVVMEKFGFTVDNVVAQAKAILG
- a CDS encoding GFA family protein; its protein translation is MNEKHSGSCLCGEIKYEIDGDFESFYLCHCKYCQKDTGSAHAANLFSSSAKLKWSTGQDKVIIYSLPSTRHSRSFCSVCGSAVPTQHFKNALLVVPAGSLDSAVTIKANAHLFISSRASWDHDLEKLPCYDGLPT
- a CDS encoding type II toxin-antitoxin system HicA family toxin yields the protein MKRKDLIKIIEKHGCILIRHGGKHNIYQNPDAGISQPIPRQKEINERLAKKIIKDLTNN